One stretch of Chryseobacterium sp. LJ668 DNA includes these proteins:
- a CDS encoding RagB/SusD family nutrient uptake outer membrane protein: MKKYKYLTLLFSVAGILSLSSCNDYLEVESLSNTAEEQQFDSASDTFSALVGVYNSTMGDNTYGQRMNLILTQSGDDFRTSGDYNANDRRGISCFGAISTNTELLRPFLDTYAGIERANLVIKNIPLSVVYKTGSEADKKLMDRYLGEALTLRAHFYHDLIKNWGDVPFQDVPSADLPSLYLAKTDKDVIYDKILDDLLKAENLVPWKSEGNTTAQRISKAAVKGLRARIALTRAGYSLRRNPQMMMQGSNPQKYYQIAYDECKDIINSGQHKLNPSYEGLFRSLHTNTPDATNEIIYAIGAFGGNSRTDSKIGYYNGLRHEDTDWKSSGGINAIPVYFYEFTKFDLRRDVNIAIFRVSTTKQEDLQTSVNWNDGKFRKSWTSITGTSQNLGIDWPMIRYADILLMFAEADNELHSGPSQEAVNAVLSVRQRAYAGNLAQVGTIPTDKIGFFNYLVKERSLEFGGEGLRKYDLIRWNLLETKINETRAKLTQFMNGTGAYANVPEYVFYKKPAATVANYVPTKTAQQNVLDIDFYTTGSVAKADVFYSPNQSVATPSGYTKVNWRLAMTQPYISGDPVKSYAYYFQPNKKELLPIALDIINSNYNLTQDYGY, translated from the coding sequence ATGAAAAAATACAAATATTTAACGCTTCTATTTTCCGTTGCCGGAATTTTATCGCTGAGCTCTTGCAATGACTACCTTGAGGTCGAGAGCTTATCAAACACAGCAGAAGAACAGCAGTTTGATTCTGCATCAGACACATTCTCTGCATTGGTTGGAGTGTACAACAGTACGATGGGAGACAATACCTATGGTCAAAGAATGAATCTTATCCTTACGCAGTCTGGCGATGATTTCAGAACTTCTGGAGATTATAATGCTAACGACAGAAGAGGGATCAGCTGTTTCGGAGCAATCTCTACAAATACAGAACTTCTTAGACCGTTTTTGGACACATATGCCGGAATTGAAAGAGCCAATCTTGTTATTAAAAACATTCCGCTTTCGGTGGTTTACAAAACAGGTTCTGAAGCAGATAAAAAATTGATGGATCGCTATTTAGGTGAAGCATTGACGCTGAGAGCTCACTTTTATCATGATTTGATTAAAAACTGGGGTGATGTACCTTTTCAGGATGTCCCTTCTGCTGATCTGCCATCACTGTATCTTGCAAAAACAGATAAAGATGTGATCTACGACAAGATTCTTGACGATTTATTAAAAGCTGAAAATCTTGTTCCATGGAAATCTGAAGGAAATACTACGGCTCAAAGAATCTCTAAGGCTGCTGTAAAAGGCTTGAGAGCCAGAATTGCATTGACAAGAGCGGGATATTCTCTGAGAAGAAATCCTCAAATGATGATGCAGGGATCAAATCCTCAAAAATATTATCAGATTGCTTATGATGAATGTAAAGATATCATCAACTCTGGTCAGCATAAGCTAAACCCTAGCTATGAAGGTTTATTCAGATCATTACACACCAATACTCCTGATGCTACAAACGAAATAATTTATGCAATCGGAGCTTTCGGAGGAAACTCCCGAACAGACAGTAAAATTGGTTATTACAATGGTTTGAGACATGAAGATACAGACTGGAAATCTTCAGGAGGTATCAATGCCATTCCTGTATACTTTTATGAATTCACAAAATTCGACTTAAGAAGAGATGTCAACATTGCAATCTTTAGGGTAAGTACTACAAAACAAGAAGATCTTCAGACATCAGTGAACTGGAACGACGGTAAATTCAGAAAATCATGGACAAGCATCACCGGAACTTCTCAAAACCTTGGGATCGATTGGCCAATGATAAGATATGCCGATATCCTGTTAATGTTTGCTGAAGCTGATAATGAATTGCACAGTGGGCCTTCTCAGGAAGCTGTAAATGCAGTTTTGTCTGTAAGACAAAGAGCATATGCCGGAAATTTGGCGCAAGTGGGTACAATTCCTACCGATAAAATTGGCTTCTTTAATTATCTTGTAAAAGAAAGATCATTGGAGTTTGGTGGAGAAGGTCTTAGAAAATACGATCTGATCCGTTGGAATCTTTTAGAAACTAAAATCAATGAAACCAGAGCCAAACTTACCCAATTCATGAATGGAACTGGTGCTTATGCTAACGTTCCGGAATATGTTTTCTATAAAAAACCTGCTGCTACAGTTGCCAACTATGTTCCAACAAAAACAGCACAGCAAAACGTTTTAGATATTGATTTCTATACAACCGGCTCAGTGGCAAAGGCAGATGTTTTCTACAGCCCCAATCAATCAGTAGCAACGCCGTCAGGATATACAAAGGTTAACTGGAGATTAGCCATGACCCAACCATACATTAGTGGTGATCCTGTAAAGAGTTATGCCTATTATTTCCAGCCAAATAAAAAAGAATTGTTGCCCATCGCATTAGACATCATTAATTCTAACTACAATCTTACACAAGATTACGGTTATTAG
- a CDS encoding pectinesterase family protein — protein sequence MSIFSVVVISFFSFKINDEKTIIVSKDGKGNFTTIQQAINSVEDGKTVRTKIIVKPGTYREKITVSAAKSPIILMGEKAENTILVYGDFASKQNSEGKNIGTTGSSTIFIFSDNFSAKNFTFQNDAGPVGQAVAVLTAGDKIAFENCRFLGFQDTLYTKGMQDNADKSKSSRNYFKNCYIEGTTDYIFGAGTAVFENCTIYSKKNASYVTAASTIEGIEFGYVFINCNLTGAADANSVYLGRPWRPFAKTVYINCAIDSTIKAQGWHNWGKVDAEKTVFYAEYNSKGHGANVSKRVSWSHQITKKESKKYTSKNILSGKDNWNFKKATK from the coding sequence TTGTCTATTTTTTCAGTAGTTGTGATCAGTTTTTTTTCTTTCAAGATTAATGATGAAAAGACCATCATAGTTTCGAAAGACGGGAAAGGTAATTTCACTACAATCCAGCAGGCTATCAATTCTGTTGAAGATGGAAAAACAGTAAGAACAAAAATCATTGTAAAACCAGGAACTTACAGAGAAAAAATTACAGTTTCAGCTGCAAAAAGCCCAATCATTTTAATGGGAGAAAAAGCAGAAAACACCATTTTAGTGTACGGTGACTTTGCTTCAAAACAAAATAGTGAAGGTAAAAACATAGGAACTACAGGTTCATCAACAATATTTATTTTTTCCGATAATTTTTCAGCTAAAAATTTCACTTTTCAAAATGACGCAGGACCAGTAGGACAAGCCGTTGCAGTTTTGACAGCCGGAGACAAAATTGCATTTGAGAATTGCCGATTTCTAGGATTTCAGGATACTTTATACACAAAAGGAATGCAGGACAACGCCGACAAAAGCAAATCTTCGCGGAATTATTTTAAAAACTGCTATATCGAAGGAACTACTGATTATATTTTCGGAGCAGGAACCGCAGTATTTGAAAACTGTACGATTTACTCCAAAAAAAATGCATCTTACGTTACAGCTGCTTCCACAATTGAAGGGATTGAGTTCGGATATGTATTTATTAACTGTAATTTAACAGGAGCTGCCGATGCAAATTCTGTATATTTGGGTCGTCCGTGGAGACCATTTGCAAAGACTGTTTACATCAACTGTGCAATCGATTCCACAATAAAAGCTCAAGGATGGCATAATTGGGGAAAAGTAGATGCTGAAAAAACCGTTTTCTACGCAGAATACAATTCCAAAGGTCACGGAGCAAATGTTTCAAAAAGAGTTTCTTGGTCACATCAGATCACAAAAAAGGAAAGTAAAAAATATACTTCTAAAAATATTCTGTCCGGAAAAGACAACTGGAATTTCAAAAAAGCCACTAAATAA
- a CDS encoding pectate lyase family protein, translating into MKIFSTFFLLGLLSLQSCTSQIKTSSASETTVSGKLISFPGAEGFGRFTKGGRGGKVLFVTKLTDDGSEGTLRHALEQKGPRYIIFRTAGTIFLESPLKIKEGNVTIAGQTAPGDGITIANYETFVSADNVIIRYMRFRMGDKKKYEGDALGARFIKNLIVDHCSMSWSTDETVSIYVNENTTLQWCVIAESLRNSAHQKGAHGYGGIAGGKFASFHHNIYANHDSRNPRLGEYAGSKFALTDLTDFRNNVIYNWGHNNIYGGEGMNVNIINNYYKPGPASMNRKRIAAIDKNEKPETEVYNIWGKYYINGNVSEGNPDVTADNWEKGVFSQMKNSYNLTDKDKNSIKINQPHDIQNNVKTDSPKEAYEKILKIGGASLVRDEVDVRILEHVKNGTFSHKGSLGSDNGIIDSQEDVGGFPYLKSGKALLDSDNDGMPDEWETKNNIDPKTANANGKDLDKNYDNIEVYINSLVKKIT; encoded by the coding sequence ATGAAAATCTTTTCTACATTCTTCCTTTTGGGACTTTTATCTTTACAAAGCTGTACAAGCCAGATAAAAACTTCATCCGCATCTGAAACCACAGTTTCAGGAAAGCTGATCAGTTTTCCCGGCGCAGAAGGTTTTGGAAGATTTACTAAAGGCGGACGTGGCGGAAAAGTTTTATTTGTAACTAAATTAACTGATGACGGCTCAGAAGGAACTTTACGACACGCTTTAGAACAAAAAGGGCCGCGATATATCATCTTCAGAACTGCAGGAACTATTTTTCTTGAATCTCCGTTAAAAATAAAAGAAGGCAACGTCACCATTGCCGGACAAACTGCTCCCGGCGACGGAATCACTATTGCGAACTATGAAACTTTTGTTTCGGCTGACAATGTAATTATCCGTTATATGAGATTCAGAATGGGTGACAAGAAAAAGTATGAAGGCGATGCTTTGGGCGCAAGATTTATTAAAAATTTGATCGTTGATCATTGTTCGATGAGCTGGTCTACTGATGAGACGGTTTCCATTTACGTCAATGAAAATACAACGCTTCAATGGTGTGTCATTGCTGAAAGCCTGAGAAATTCTGCCCACCAGAAAGGCGCTCATGGCTACGGAGGAATTGCAGGTGGAAAATTCGCATCTTTTCATCATAATATCTATGCCAACCACGACAGCAGAAATCCCAGATTGGGAGAATATGCGGGAAGTAAATTTGCACTGACTGATCTTACAGACTTCAGAAACAATGTAATCTACAACTGGGGACACAACAATATTTATGGTGGCGAAGGAATGAATGTGAATATCATCAACAATTACTATAAACCCGGACCTGCGTCGATGAACAGAAAAAGAATTGCTGCCATCGACAAAAATGAAAAACCGGAAACAGAAGTTTATAATATCTGGGGGAAATACTACATCAACGGAAACGTTTCTGAAGGAAATCCCGACGTGACAGCAGACAATTGGGAAAAAGGAGTTTTCAGTCAGATGAAAAATTCTTACAACCTTACAGATAAAGATAAAAATTCTATTAAAATCAATCAGCCGCACGATATTCAGAATAATGTGAAAACCGATTCTCCAAAAGAGGCGTATGAAAAAATATTAAAAATTGGAGGAGCGAGTTTGGTAAGAGATGAGGTAGATGTACGTATTTTGGAACATGTTAAAAATGGAACGTTCTCCCATAAAGGTTCGCTTGGAAGTGACAATGGAATCATCGATTCTCAGGAAGATGTAGGTGGATTTCCATATCTAAAATCCGGAAAAGCTCTGCTTGACTCAGACAACGACGGAATGCCCGATGAATGGGAAACCAAAAATAATATTGACCCGAAAACAGCCAATGCCAACGGAAAAGATTTAGATAAAAATTATGATAACATTGAGGTGTATATAAACAGCCTCGTTAAAAAAATAACCTAA
- a CDS encoding DUF4861 domain-containing protein, whose amino-acid sequence MSVKIKSNVFKILLATAVFAGSSSFAQKNVIEKIRKNPKAPFSYAELSIKDGGKWQGNEYIGGIFKNVNELTLPTEHTDHSYYIRYEGIGLENNQIGYRLYLDWRNATDIFGKKVNTLVLPEVGQDGFETYHHDAPWGQDILKSGRTIGVGSYGRYDEQNDFVETFKTVKSTTAKVFNENDKSFATIDYNGWKTWGKAVDLQSKLTIFNKDRFVRVDLNLNETISGLCTGIVAFKDIPMKEAVSKNKKWGYIATYGMQTLAKKEDNLGMVIFYPVGNLDKIVKTKSTHVVVFKKTKNVSYYFMGAWSQEPNGIKTEADFYKDLDKKLEILDNNNQL is encoded by the coding sequence ATGTCAGTAAAAATAAAATCAAACGTATTCAAAATACTTCTAGCGACAGCAGTTTTCGCTGGCAGTTCATCTTTCGCTCAGAAAAATGTGATTGAGAAAATCCGTAAAAACCCGAAAGCTCCTTTCTCCTACGCAGAATTGTCTATAAAAGATGGCGGAAAATGGCAGGGTAACGAGTATATCGGCGGAATTTTCAAAAACGTTAACGAATTAACCCTTCCGACTGAACATACCGACCATTCTTACTACATCAGATACGAAGGAATTGGCTTGGAAAACAATCAAATCGGTTACAGATTGTATTTGGACTGGAGAAATGCCACAGATATTTTCGGTAAAAAAGTGAATACTCTGGTGTTGCCGGAAGTGGGACAAGATGGCTTTGAAACTTATCATCACGATGCACCTTGGGGACAGGATATTTTAAAATCCGGTCGTACCATCGGAGTCGGTTCTTACGGAAGATATGACGAGCAGAATGATTTTGTTGAAACTTTTAAAACAGTAAAAAGCACCACCGCAAAAGTTTTTAATGAAAACGATAAATCTTTCGCAACCATCGATTACAATGGCTGGAAAACTTGGGGAAAAGCGGTTGACCTTCAATCGAAGCTGACGATTTTTAACAAAGACCGTTTTGTGAGGGTTGATTTAAATTTGAATGAAACAATTTCAGGATTATGTACCGGAATTGTTGCATTCAAAGATATTCCCATGAAAGAGGCAGTCAGTAAAAACAAAAAATGGGGTTACATTGCAACTTACGGAATGCAGACTTTGGCTAAAAAAGAAGACAATTTGGGAATGGTCATCTTCTACCCTGTCGGAAATTTAGATAAAATTGTAAAAACCAAATCGACCCACGTTGTAGTTTTCAAAAAAACCAAAAACGTTTCGTATTACTTTATGGGAGCTTGGTCACAGGAACCCAACGGAATAAAAACCGAAGCAGACTTTTACAAAGATTTAGATAAAAAATTAGAAATTTTAGATAATAACAATCAACTTTAA
- a CDS encoding glycoside hydrolase family 88/105 protein, whose protein sequence is MSFINQKLKIYAVAVLGSGIFMACAQTKTATATKSTTQTSQSGKVVPTNLKWSERMMLSEMQRFPEAWMLDFSKSPKWTYPSAIVLDGAEQLYIKTGKKEYYDYISGFGEKLIKEDGTILTYDLDKYNIDMLNSGNVLLYLYEKEKKDKYLKALQTLRLQIDGQPRTNEGSFWHKKIYPNQVWLDGLYMGMPFYTHYTKDLSKGADATKAYDDIVMQFDSVQKNLLDKNTGLLYHAWDESKKEAWANKETGLSPNFWGRAMGWYGMAMVDVLDYLPKDHPGRARIISYIKSYSDAVIKYQDKKSGLWYQVLDKPLANGNYEEATASAMFVYTMIKSVNKGYLPNSYKAAAKKGYDGIIKNLITVDENGVVNLNKCCAVAGLGGKPYRDGSYEYYVNEEIRSNDGKGTGPFILASLEFEK, encoded by the coding sequence ATGAGTTTTATTAATCAAAAATTAAAAATATACGCTGTTGCTGTTTTAGGTTCAGGAATTTTCATGGCATGTGCACAGACAAAAACCGCAACTGCTACAAAAAGTACAACCCAAACTTCACAATCAGGTAAAGTAGTTCCTACCAACCTGAAATGGTCTGAAAGAATGATGCTTTCAGAAATGCAAAGATTCCCGGAAGCGTGGATGCTCGATTTCAGCAAAAGTCCGAAATGGACGTATCCTTCAGCAATTGTGTTAGACGGTGCAGAACAACTTTATATTAAAACAGGAAAAAAAGAATATTACGATTACATCAGCGGTTTTGGAGAAAAACTGATCAAAGAAGACGGCACGATCCTTACCTACGATCTCGACAAGTACAACATCGACATGCTGAACAGTGGAAACGTATTGCTTTATCTTTACGAAAAAGAGAAAAAAGATAAATATCTGAAAGCTCTTCAAACACTTCGTCTGCAAATCGACGGACAACCAAGAACCAACGAAGGATCTTTTTGGCACAAAAAAATATATCCTAATCAGGTTTGGTTAGATGGTCTTTACATGGGAATGCCTTTCTACACGCATTACACGAAAGATCTGTCAAAAGGTGCAGATGCAACCAAAGCATATGATGACATCGTTATGCAGTTCGACTCAGTTCAGAAAAATCTTTTAGACAAAAATACTGGATTGCTGTATCACGCTTGGGATGAGAGCAAAAAAGAAGCCTGGGCAAACAAAGAAACCGGACTTTCACCTAATTTCTGGGGAAGAGCGATGGGTTGGTACGGTATGGCGATGGTAGACGTTTTGGATTATTTGCCTAAAGATCACCCTGGAAGAGCAAGAATTATTTCTTACATTAAATCTTATTCTGATGCCGTCATCAAATATCAGGATAAAAAATCAGGTCTTTGGTATCAGGTTTTAGATAAGCCATTGGCAAACGGAAATTACGAAGAAGCTACTGCTTCAGCAATGTTCGTGTATACAATGATCAAGTCAGTGAACAAAGGATATCTTCCAAATTCATACAAAGCTGCAGCAAAAAAAGGCTACGACGGAATCATCAAAAATCTGATTACAGTGGATGAAAACGGTGTTGTAAATTTAAATAAATGTTGCGCCGTTGCCGGTTTAGGAGGAAAACCTTACAGAGACGGTTCTTACGAATATTATGTAAATGAAGAAATCCGTTCGAATGACGGAAAAGGAACAGGACCATTTATTTTGGCAAGTCTGGAATTTGAAAAGTAG
- a CDS encoding glycoside hydrolase family 43 protein yields MTNKILKILSITTFSIASTYLNAQEKPYVSEVWIADQGKNYRNPILYADYSDPDVTRVADDYYMTASSFNEAPGLPILHSKDMVNWKLVNYAIQDVLPKEHFSVPRRGDAVWAPSIRFHKGEFYIYWGDPDYGIYMVKTKDPLGKWDEPILVMEGKGLIDSCPFWDEDGQAYLVHGWAGSRAGVKSILSLNKMNPEGTKVLDKGVHIFDGHDAHPTVEGPKMYKRNGYYYVFAPAGGVATGWQLVLRSKNIYGPYEEKIVLEQGKTKINGPHQGAWVDTPSGEDWFYHFQDVDAGGRIVHLQPMKWEKDWPVLGIDKDKNGIGEPVLTYKKPNVGKTFPIVTPQETDEFDGEKLGLQWQWSANEKIVWSSKLPGQKFLRLFSMKMGENDKNLWNVPNLLTQKFPAPNFSASTKVKLTPEDAKEGKTAGLLVMGMDHASIVITNKTDGYYVQLRKAEKAEKNGEEKILFETKLKGNEAYFRVNVSEPNGICTFSYSENGKNFIKAGEPFQAKPGKWIGAKVGLYSVSTQKANRGGYADFEYFRITKN; encoded by the coding sequence ATGACAAACAAAATTTTAAAAATACTTTCAATCACCACATTTTCCATTGCATCCACTTATCTGAATGCACAGGAAAAACCATACGTTTCAGAAGTCTGGATTGCCGATCAGGGAAAAAATTACAGAAACCCAATTTTATACGCAGATTATTCAGATCCGGACGTTACGCGGGTTGCTGATGATTATTATATGACCGCTTCAAGTTTCAACGAAGCTCCGGGATTGCCTATACTTCATTCAAAAGATATGGTCAACTGGAAATTGGTCAACTACGCCATTCAGGACGTTTTGCCTAAAGAACACTTCTCAGTTCCAAGAAGAGGTGATGCAGTCTGGGCGCCAAGTATTCGTTTTCACAAAGGCGAATTCTATATTTATTGGGGTGACCCCGATTACGGAATTTACATGGTAAAAACCAAAGATCCGCTTGGAAAATGGGATGAACCCATTTTGGTGATGGAAGGAAAAGGCTTGATTGATTCTTGCCCGTTTTGGGATGAAGACGGACAAGCCTATTTAGTTCACGGTTGGGCAGGAAGCCGCGCCGGAGTGAAAAGTATTTTGTCTTTAAATAAAATGAATCCCGAAGGAACGAAAGTTTTAGATAAAGGAGTTCACATCTTCGATGGTCACGATGCGCATCCAACGGTTGAAGGTCCAAAAATGTACAAGAGAAACGGTTATTACTACGTTTTCGCTCCGGCGGGAGGTGTTGCAACAGGATGGCAATTGGTTTTAAGATCAAAAAATATTTATGGTCCTTACGAAGAGAAAATTGTTCTCGAACAGGGCAAAACAAAAATCAACGGTCCTCATCAGGGAGCTTGGGTAGATACGCCTTCTGGTGAAGACTGGTTCTATCATTTTCAGGATGTGGATGCAGGAGGAAGAATCGTGCATTTGCAACCGATGAAGTGGGAAAAAGACTGGCCGGTACTGGGCATTGACAAAGATAAAAACGGAATCGGCGAACCGGTTCTTACTTATAAAAAACCAAACGTTGGAAAAACATTTCCTATCGTAACTCCTCAGGAAACTGATGAGTTTGATGGTGAAAAATTAGGTTTACAATGGCAATGGAGCGCCAACGAAAAAATTGTTTGGTCATCCAAACTTCCCGGACAGAAATTCCTGAGATTATTCTCGATGAAAATGGGAGAAAACGATAAAAACCTTTGGAATGTTCCGAATCTGCTGACTCAAAAATTTCCCGCTCCGAATTTTAGTGCATCCACTAAAGTTAAATTAACTCCCGAAGATGCCAAAGAAGGAAAAACTGCCGGACTTTTGGTCATGGGAATGGATCATGCATCGATTGTCATCACCAATAAAACAGACGGATATTATGTTCAGTTAAGAAAAGCTGAAAAGGCTGAAAAAAACGGCGAAGAAAAGATTTTATTTGAAACTAAATTAAAAGGAAACGAAGCTTATTTTAGAGTAAACGTCAGCGAACCGAACGGAATCTGCACATTCAGCTACAGCGAAAACGGTAAAAATTTCATCAAAGCCGGCGAACCATTTCAGGCAAAACCAGGAAAATGGATTGGTGCTAAAGTGGGATTGTACTCTGTAAGCACACAGAAAGCAAATCGCGGTGGTTATGCAGATTTTGAATATTTTAGAATAACAAAAAATTAG
- a CDS encoding rhamnogalacturonan acetylesterase, whose amino-acid sequence MNQPFNHIILFLVAVFLLSSCQSQNVITKNKNDKKITHIYLIGDSTMADYTGNYEPGKDYMKVRYPITGWGQVFQPFFVKDSLNGLSALKDSVKIDDRAHGGRSTRTFFQEGRWRSVYENLKPNDYVIMQFGHNDGSEKHIDRYVNIQGYKEFLRLFVIQTIQKGGKPIIVTPVARNFPWKDGKLENVHGEYWQAPIDIAKEMNVPYIDLNKMSIDFFTKKGQDYVSSHYFMNLPEGVYEAYPKGQKDNTHFQPEGAKVVAQMVFTAFKKIIKTK is encoded by the coding sequence ATGAATCAACCATTTAATCATATCATCTTATTTTTAGTTGCAGTTTTTCTTCTGTCTTCATGTCAGTCCCAAAATGTTATTACCAAAAATAAAAACGATAAAAAGATTACACATATTTACCTCATCGGCGATTCTACAATGGCTGATTACACAGGAAATTACGAGCCCGGAAAAGATTATATGAAAGTTCGGTATCCGATTACAGGATGGGGACAGGTTTTTCAGCCGTTTTTTGTAAAAGATAGTTTGAATGGTTTGTCAGCATTAAAAGATTCGGTGAAAATTGATGACAGAGCGCATGGCGGAAGAAGTACGAGAACATTTTTTCAGGAAGGAAGATGGAGATCTGTTTATGAAAATCTAAAACCCAACGATTATGTAATCATGCAGTTTGGGCACAACGATGGTTCGGAAAAACATATTGATCGTTACGTAAACATCCAAGGATACAAAGAATTTTTAAGATTATTCGTTATTCAAACCATTCAAAAAGGTGGAAAACCAATTATTGTAACTCCTGTTGCAAGAAACTTCCCTTGGAAAGATGGTAAACTGGAGAATGTTCACGGAGAATATTGGCAGGCTCCGATTGATATTGCGAAGGAAATGAACGTTCCTTATATTGATTTAAACAAAATGTCCATAGATTTTTTTACAAAGAAAGGTCAGGATTATGTAAGTAGTCATTACTTTATGAATTTACCGGAAGGAGTTTATGAAGCATATCCGAAAGGTCAGAAAGACAACACCCACTTTCAGCCCGAAGGAGCAAAAGTGGTGGCGCAAATGGTGTTCACTGCATTTAAAAAAATAATTAAAACTAAATAA
- a CDS encoding glycoside hydrolase family 28 protein yields MKKSFKIIGLVAAMMFSGQIYAQNVDIYKDIDFKMPQVAETSFSAYTVSIKDFGGVSGGKVKNTEAFKKAMDALVKKGGGKLIVPRGIWLTGPIVLQSNINLHIEDGAFITFSKDKSDYPLVDVSFEGLNTIRCQSPISARNATNIAITGKGVIDGNGDVWRAVKKGKLAEAEWKKFVASGGVVSADGKTWYPSESYKKGFESSSNFNVPDKISKSELESVKDFLRPVMVSIVGCDKVLLDGPTFQNSPAWNLHPLMSSNIILKNLTVRNPWYSQNGDGVDLESCKNVLIYDNTFDVGDDAICIKSGKDEDGRKRNMPTENVIIKNNVVYHGHGGFVIGSEMSGGARNIHVSDCTFIGTDIGLRFKTTRGRGGVVENIYVKNIDMINIPTQTIGFNMFYEGASPVLEDGQNAEGNKVPEKVFAVDEKTPIFRNIYFKNINAVNSFEAVSINGLAEMNIKNIVIEDSQFDTKKALTIADADGIILKNVKLKYTEGTGAVIYNSKNVDLSTLQLEASQKPIIKVSGSKTSAVKLPKNVTGEQLQISKEIAKNAVK; encoded by the coding sequence ATGAAGAAGTCATTCAAAATAATTGGTCTTGTTGCGGCAATGATGTTTTCGGGACAGATTTACGCGCAAAATGTAGACATATATAAAGATATTGATTTTAAAATGCCACAGGTGGCAGAAACTTCTTTTTCTGCTTATACCGTTTCTATTAAAGATTTTGGTGGGGTTTCAGGTGGAAAGGTAAAAAACACGGAAGCTTTCAAAAAAGCAATGGACGCTTTGGTAAAAAAAGGCGGAGGAAAACTGATTGTTCCGAGAGGAATCTGGTTAACAGGTCCAATAGTTTTGCAAAGCAACATCAATCTTCATATAGAAGACGGTGCTTTTATTACTTTCAGTAAAGATAAAAGCGATTATCCTTTGGTTGACGTAAGCTTTGAAGGATTAAATACCATTCGTTGCCAGTCTCCTATTTCTGCTAGAAATGCTACAAATATTGCCATTACCGGAAAAGGGGTGATCGACGGAAATGGTGATGTATGGAGAGCGGTTAAAAAAGGAAAACTGGCAGAAGCTGAATGGAAAAAATTTGTTGCTTCAGGTGGAGTTGTTTCTGCGGATGGTAAAACCTGGTATCCTTCAGAAAGCTATAAAAAAGGATTTGAAAGCAGCTCAAACTTCAATGTTCCCGATAAAATTTCAAAATCTGAACTGGAATCTGTAAAAGATTTTCTTCGTCCGGTAATGGTGAGCATCGTAGGTTGTGATAAAGTTCTTTTGGATGGACCAACTTTCCAGAATTCTCCGGCGTGGAATCTACACCCTTTGATGTCTTCAAATATTATTCTTAAAAATCTTACCGTTAGAAATCCGTGGTATTCTCAAAATGGTGATGGTGTAGATTTGGAATCATGTAAAAATGTTCTGATCTATGACAATACCTTTGATGTGGGTGACGATGCAATCTGCATCAAATCCGGTAAAGATGAAGACGGCAGAAAAAGAAACATGCCGACTGAAAATGTAATCATCAAAAATAACGTTGTTTATCATGGTCACGGAGGCTTCGTCATTGGAAGTGAAATGTCAGGAGGTGCGAGAAACATTCACGTTTCAGACTGTACGTTCATCGGAACCGATATCGGTCTCCGTTTCAAAACAACTCGTGGAAGAGGTGGTGTTGTTGAAAATATTTATGTGAAAAACATCGATATGATCAACATTCCGACGCAGACTATCGGGTTTAATATGTTTTATGAAGGTGCTTCTCCGGTTCTGGAGGACGGGCAAAATGCAGAAGGAAATAAAGTCCCTGAAAAAGTATTTGCAGTAGACGAAAAAACTCCGATTTTCAGAAATATTTATTTTAAAAATATCAATGCAGTTAATTCTTTTGAAGCAGTTTCCATCAATGGTTTGGCTGAAATGAATATTAAAAACATCGTGATTGAAGATTCTCAGTTTGACACCAAAAAAGCATTAACCATAGCAGATGCAGACGGTATCATTCTGAAAAACGTCAAACTGAAATACACTGAAGGAACTGGAGCCGTTATTTATAACAGTAAGAATGTAGACCTTTCCACACTTCAGCTGGAAGCTTCTCAAAAACCAATCATTAAAGTTTCGGGAAGTAAAACCTCAGCCGTGAAATTACCAAAAAATGTAACTGGTGAGCAATTACAGATTTCGAAAGAGATTGCAAAAAACGCAGTTAAATAA